In the genome of Deinococcus aetherius, the window GGCGGGCTCGAACGTGGGAGTGAGCGTGGTGCACCCGGGCGGCGTCAGGACGGGCATCGCCCGGAGCGCGCGGGCGGGCTCCCGGTCGGGGCGCGACCCGGCGCGGATCGCCCGCGAGGTGGCCGACTTCGAGCGCACCTTCGTGACGAGCCCGGGGGACGCCGCCGCCCGCATCCTGCGCGGGGTGGAGCGCGGCGAACCCCGCATTTTGATCGGTCGGGACGCGCAGGTTATCGACCTCGCGGTGCGGCTGTGGCCGACCCGGTACCTGCGGGTGCTGGAGCGGCTGACCTGACCTACCCTTCCGGGCCAACGCAGGAGGTCGCTTCCCCAGTGCCCACATGCTGACGAAGTGTCCCCCATACCGACTCACCGCTCGCTTCGCCCGGATTCGGTCCGCCGCCGTCCGGGGTGGCATAGCGAAGCGCGGCCCTGCCCGGGCACGCACCCGAGCCTTTACCGGCGGGCAGCGTCCGCGCGCCCGCCGAGGTGCCGCGCCCGCGCCGCCAGGAGGGCCAGAACGTCCCCCACCTGCTCCCGGATGGCCGGGTCGAGAATCAGGCCGTCCGGGCCGACGCTCTGTCGGGGAACGGGAATCCGGGCGCACGCCGCCTCGACCACGCTCACGCCCGTGTAGCCCAGCACCTTGCGCAGGGAGTCGTGGGCGTCGGCGGCGCCCGTCGGCGAATGCAGCCCGGAGGCGTTGATCCAGGCGGCGGGCCGTCCGTACGTCTCGCCGCCGCCCACCGTCCAGTCCAGCAGGTTCTTGAAGGCGCCCGGGAGCGCCCCGGCGTACTCCGGCGTCGAGAAGAGCAGGGCGTCCGCCTGTCCCAGGGCCGCCCGCAGGTCGGCGACCGCCGGGGGCAGGGGCTCGTGATCGTCGTCCGGGTTGAAATGCGGCAACCGGTCCAGGCCCGTGTACAGCACCGCCTCCACCCCTGGGGGCGCCACGGCACCCGCCGTCTTCAGCAGCGCGGTATTTGTCGAGCCCGCCCGCAGGCTTCCCGACACCATCAAGACCCTCACGGAAGCTGTCATCGCGTCCAGCCTAACTTTCCCAGGAGTCGGCGGCGCGGTCCCCTGCGCCGTCCGTAGAGCACGACCGCCTCTCCGCCGTCCCCGGGGTTCGCGCCTCACCGCAACGAGAGCGCGGCGAGCGTCAGCCCGGCCAGGGCGACGGCGAGGCCCAGGGCGCGCGGGACGATCACACTGTCCCAGCGCCGCTGAAGCGGCCGGGACGCCAGGTTCCAGTGGCCCTGCGCCGCAGCCGCCGTGAGCGCAGTATTCACCGGCTTCGCCACCGTGAGGTACGCCGCGAGCTGCGTGCCCAGACCGGCCAGCGCGACGAGCGCCCAGCCGCTCGCGGTCGAGCCGGTCCCCGAGGCGAACACCAGCCCGAGGGTGGAGGCGAGGCCGAGCGCGCCGAACACCGGCATGCGCGCGTCGCCGTACCGGTGCAGCCGCCCCATCACGTCCGTCACACTCTCCTCCCGGGCCTCCTCGAGCGCCGGGCGTCCGACGACGGCGAAGAACACGTCCGTGCCGTACACCACCCCGGCGGACAGCACCCCCGTCACCACCAGCACCTCGGCGAGGCCCGTCATCGCGCCGCCTCCACCCGCACGCCGGGCGGCAACAGGCTCGCCCCGAGCTGAAGGAAGAAGTCGAGGGTGTTAAGTTCGTCCCAGTGCTCCTGAAGTTGCCCGCCCCGGACGTGCCAGATGTCGATGGAGCGCATCTCTACCGTGTGTCCGGTCGGCGCGTAGCCCATCAGCGGGTGGGTAAAGGTGCCCCGGTACGTGAAGCGGCCGATCAGGGTATCCGCGTCCTCGTACACGGCCTCGACCGTCACCGTGAAATCCGGGAAGGCGTGCAGGAAGGCCTCGAAGACCGCGACGCTGCCCGCCTTGCCCGGGGCGGCGAAGGCGTTGTGGTTGACATACTCCTCGTGCAGCAGGCGCGCGTACGCGCTCATGTCGCGCTCGGTGAGCGACTGGGCAAAACCGTGGGCGAGGTGTGTGTTTGACATGCAGGGCTCCTGGAAGACTGCGGCGGCCCGTCAGCCACGCAGGGTGGCCCGGGATGGGGGGGGCGAACGGGAGCGTTGCCTGGGCGGTTGTTCGAGGGGTGGGGTCAGGAGCACCACCGCCCGAAGTGCCCTCATCCTCGCGCCCAAAACGAGAAAACGCCAATCGAACGTTCGCCCGGGCCATCAAGAAAATGAATGACGGGGGGCGCCGCCGGGTAGGCTGAGCCATGGAGCTTCGGCAACTGCGGCTCTTCCTGGCGGTAGCGGAGGAGGGCAATTTTACCCGCGCGGCCGGGCGCGTGAACCTGTCGCAACCCGCCCTGACCCACCGGATTCACCAGTTGGAGGACGAACTCGGCGTGCGGCTGTTCGAGCGCACCTCGCGCGGCGCGCGGCTCACGCCCTCGGGCGAGTCCCTGCTCCTCGACGCGCGGCGCCTGCTGGCGGAAGCCGAGCAGAGCGTGCGCCGGGCGCGGCGGGCGGGCGGACTGGCGGACGGCGTGCTGCGCGTGGGCTTCGACTTCGTGGAGTTCGGCAGCGTGGGCCTCATGCCCGCCCTGCTGGGCGCCTTTCGCGGTCAGTTTCCTGAGGCGGAGGTGCGACTCTCGACGGGGAGCGAGGACGACCTGGAGCGCGCCCTGCTCGAAGACCAGCTCGACATCGCTTTTGTGCTGGGGCCACCCGGGCGGGGGGACCTGCGCTTCCACCCGCTGTTGCACGGCCCCTATGCCCTCCTGCTTCCCGCCGCGCACCCGCTGACCTCGTGGGAGGCGGTGCCCCGCCGCGCCCTGGCCCCCGTTCGCCTGATCCTGCCCCGCCTGCGGGCGCGGGACGACGCGGCCCTGCGTTCGTGGTTGAGCGCTCCCGAGGGGCAGGCGGGGGTGGTGTTTGAGGAAGCAGAGGTCGCGGCGATGGTGGGGTTGGTGGCGGCGGGGGAAGGGGTGGCGGCGCTGCCGTCGGGCCTGCTTCCCCCGTCGGTGGGTGGGGGGACCGTCGTTCGCCCGCTGGAGCCGCCGTCCCTGCCCTGGTCGTTCGGCCTGATGTGGCGTGGGGACAGGCCGCCGCCCATGGCGCAGATGGCGCAGCGTCAGATCCGGCGGATGGTGCCGAGGCCCGTCCCGGTGGACCTTCCTGTCAACCGTCCCTGAATGCCCGCCGCCGTTCGCGGGACGCCACCCTGGCTGGGGGCAAAAGGGGTGGAGACCGTCTCCGGGAGGCTCCGGCCCGGTGCGGAATGGCGTGAACCCGGGCCGGTCGGGTTCTCACCCTCGCGCCCGGGTTCACAGGCCGCCTCACCGGGAAGGGCTCACATCCGCCCGACGTGGGCTCCAGTGCTTCGCCCAGTCCCCAGTCGCCCGCGCCACTCGGGCTCAGTACTCGGCCAGCCCCTCCGCCCCCGGGGCAGGCAGTCCGTGGCCGTCGCCGCCCTCCACATTCAAGACGTGGCAAGAAATCGTGCGCCAGGCGGCCTGACGTTCAGACTGCCTGGCTTCTGGAACCTCCGCCGCACCTCAAGCTTCAACAACTTGCCACAACCCACAGCGGGTCAGCTTAGCCGATTCGGGTTTGGGGCGGCGCGCAGTGGGGTTGATGCCTGAGCTATGCGGCAACTTCACTCCGCGCCCTTCAGGTGTCCTCCGCGACGGGCGTACACAGTTCGATCAGCGCGCCGTGTCGGTCGCGCACATAACTCACCGTCTGGCCCCAGGGCATCTCGGCGGGCGCCCGGACCGGCACGGCCCCGGCGGCCACGGCCCGCTCGAAGGCCGACGCCACCTCGGGCGTCACGAACACGAGTTCGGTGCCGGCCGCGGCCTGGTCCGGGCGCTGCACGCGGACCGCCAGGTTCAGGTTCTCGGCCATCGCGGGTGAGGCGAAGGCCAACCTCGTGCGGCCGGTGTCGAGTTCGGCGTACTGGCCGCCGCCGTCGACGAAGCGGCGCCGCAGTCCGAAGGCCCGCTCGTAAAATTCGACGGCGGCGACGACGTCCGGCACGTACACGATCACGTATCCCAGATCCATGACTTCAGCGTGCCATCTTCGCCCGCGCGGCGCTTGGACGAATCGGCCGCCGCGCGGCGCTCGTGGCCGAACGCCGTGGGGGACAGGCCCGCGAACTCGCGAAAGTCGCGGTTCATGTGGGCGTGGTCGAAGTAGCCCGCGTCGAGCGCGAGCGAGGCGAGATCCGCGTCTGCCCGGGCGTCGAGCAGGCGTACGGCCCCCTGAAAACGCAGGACGCGCGCGAGGACCTTGGGCGGGAGTCCCACCGTCTCGACGAGGTCGCGCCGTAACGTGCGCTCGCTCACGCCGAGAACGGCCGCTGTGGACGCGACCCGCCACCCGCGCCCGAGGAGTTCGACGGCCCGCCCCACCCGGGCCGAGACGCCCGGCGCGGAGCGCGTCGGCATTGAGGCGGCGGCCCATCGCAGGACCCGCAGGGCCTCGACCGGCGAGGCGGAGCCGCGCAGGCGCTCTTGCCAGGCCCCGAGCTGGGGCAACGCCCGGTCGACGGCGACCTCGCGGCGGTACAGGTCGGGCGGGCGAACGCCGAGGCGGCCGGCCGCCATGCCGGGACGGAACCGAACGCCCACCGCGGGCGCCGGCATCGCGCCGTCGAGCAGGAAAGCACGGTCGGTCGGGCCGACGAGGCTGAGCTGCCCCTCGCCGGTCGTTCCTCCGAAGCGGAAGATCAGATCGACGCAGCCGTCGGGCAACACGCGGAGCGGGGAGACCGCCGGACCCGGCGTGGTTGGATTGACGCACCACAGCGCGTCCACGGCGAGGCGCAGTGGAGCGGGGGGCGGGAACTCGTGGTAGGTCGGCACGGCGCCTCAGCCTATGACGAACAAGTCCTCGCTTCGACCGTCGCTCGCACCCTGTGGGCGCTGCGTCTTGCCTACCGCGTGCCCCCCAAGGTTCCGCCCAAACGCCTCAGTATCCAGCCAGCCCCTCGGTCCCCAGCGCGGGCAGCCCGGTGCCGTCGCCGCCCTCCACGGCGCTCAGGCGACCGTCCGACCCGACCCGGTACGCCCCCACCACGCCCAGCCCGCTGTACTGCTGGTAGAAGTACTTCCCGTCGGCGCTCACCACCGCGTCCACCGGGCCGCTCGACGGGTTCCCGCCCACGTCCGCGAAGCCGCCCGGCGCCCGGTAGGCCTCGGCGGCGGACACCAGGTTCAGGCCGCCCGCCGGCGTCACGGTGTACACACTCACATTCCCGGAACTCGTGTTGCTGGCGTACAGGAACCTTCCGTCCGGCGTCAGGGTCAGCCAGCAGGTGGCCTTCTGCCCGTTGACCACCGTGGCCTGGATGGGCGTGAGGGCGCCGCTGGAAGCGACGTTGTACGACGACACCGCCCCCGAGCCCGCCTCGGAGACCAGCAGGACGCGGCCGTTCACGAACGCGGCCCCGAAGGGCGCCTGGCCCGCGCTGGCGTTCACGTTCGGGGTGCCCAACGTGCCGTCCGCGTTCACGGGATACACGCTGACCTTGCCGGTGTTCAGCTCGCTGACCTCCAGCAGCGCGCCGTCGGGGCTGAACAGGATCTGGCTCACGAGCGTGGTGCCGCTCGTCGCGTAGCGTGCCCCCGCGATGGGGCCCAGCGACCCGTTCGCGCCCACGCGGAAGCCGGTGAGCTGCACACCCCCGTCGCCCGCCCGGGCGTGTCCCACGTACAGCACGTCGCCGTGCAGCGCGAGCGAGGTCGGTACGGTGCCGCCGGTAGGGGAGGTGCCCACCAGGGTGAGGTTTCCATCCGCACCCACCCGGAAGGAGGACACCGTGCCGCTGCCCGCGTTCACCGCGAAGAGCCGCGTGTGGTCGGTGCTGAGGACCACGCTGTCGCTGGAGAAGAGGGGATCGACCCCCTCCTTGCCGGGGTCCACCACCAGCCTGCCGCCGACGCCCTGCCCGCCCGTGGGCGTCTCACCGAGGCGGGTAAGTCTGCCGTCCTCGCTGCGGCCGTAGTGGACGATGGCGTTCGCGCCTGCCGCGTTCGTCATAGCGAACAGGTGCCCGGCGTAATTCGCCCCCGGGGTGGTGAGGGTGCCGCAGGCGGCGAGGCTGACGGTGAGCAGGGCGGCGAGCGGCGCTTTCAGAAA includes:
- a CDS encoding NADPH-dependent FMN reductase, with amino-acid sequence MTASVRVLMVSGSLRAGSTNTALLKTAGAVAPPGVEAVLYTGLDRLPHFNPDDDHEPLPPAVADLRAALGQADALLFSTPEYAGALPGAFKNLLDWTVGGGETYGRPAAWINASGLHSPTGAADAHDSLRKVLGYTGVSVVEAACARIPVPRQSVGPDGLILDPAIREQVGDVLALLAARARHLGGRADAARR
- a CDS encoding DUF1772 domain-containing protein, which translates into the protein MTGLAEVLVVTGVLSAGVVYGTDVFFAVVGRPALEEAREESVTDVMGRLHRYGDARMPVFGALGLASTLGLVFASGTGSTASGWALVALAGLGTQLAAYLTVAKPVNTALTAAAAQGHWNLASRPLQRRWDSVIVPRALGLAVALAGLTLAALSLR
- a CDS encoding ester cyclase, with translation MSNTHLAHGFAQSLTERDMSAYARLLHEEYVNHNAFAAPGKAGSVAVFEAFLHAFPDFTVTVEAVYEDADTLIGRFTYRGTFTHPLMGYAPTGHTVEMRSIDIWHVRGGQLQEHWDELNTLDFFLQLGASLLPPGVRVEAAR
- a CDS encoding LysR family transcriptional regulator — its product is MELRQLRLFLAVAEEGNFTRAAGRVNLSQPALTHRIHQLEDELGVRLFERTSRGARLTPSGESLLLDARRLLAEAEQSVRRARRAGGLADGVLRVGFDFVEFGSVGLMPALLGAFRGQFPEAEVRLSTGSEDDLERALLEDQLDIAFVLGPPGRGDLRFHPLLHGPYALLLPAAHPLTSWEAVPRRALAPVRLILPRLRARDDAALRSWLSAPEGQAGVVFEEAEVAAMVGLVAAGEGVAALPSGLLPPSVGGGTVVRPLEPPSLPWSFGLMWRGDRPPPMAQMAQRQIRRMVPRPVPVDLPVNRP
- a CDS encoding VOC family protein; translation: MDLGYVIVYVPDVVAAVEFYERAFGLRRRFVDGGGQYAELDTGRTRLAFASPAMAENLNLAVRVQRPDQAAAGTELVFVTPEVASAFERAVAAGAVPVRAPAEMPWGQTVSYVRDRHGALIELCTPVAEDT
- a CDS encoding helix-turn-helix domain-containing protein, with product MPTYHEFPPPAPLRLAVDALWCVNPTTPGPAVSPLRVLPDGCVDLIFRFGGTTGEGQLSLVGPTDRAFLLDGAMPAPAVGVRFRPGMAAGRLGVRPPDLYRREVAVDRALPQLGAWQERLRGSASPVEALRVLRWAAASMPTRSAPGVSARVGRAVELLGRGWRVASTAAVLGVSERTLRRDLVETVGLPPKVLARVLRFQGAVRLLDARADADLASLALDAGYFDHAHMNRDFREFAGLSPTAFGHERRAAADSSKRRAGEDGTLKSWIWDT
- a CDS encoding lactonase family protein, whose amino-acid sequence is MSSFLKAPLAALLTVSLAACGTLTTPGANYAGHLFAMTNAAGANAIVHYGRSEDGRLTRLGETPTGGQGVGGRLVVDPGKEGVDPLFSSDSVVLSTDHTRLFAVNAGSGTVSSFRVGADGNLTLVGTSPTGGTVPTSLALHGDVLYVGHARAGDGGVQLTGFRVGANGSLGPIAGARYATSGTTLVSQILFSPDGALLEVSELNTGKVSVYPVNADGTLGTPNVNASAGQAPFGAAFVNGRVLLVSEAGSGAVSSYNVASSGALTPIQATVVNGQKATCWLTLTPDGRFLYASNTSSGNVSVYTVTPAGGLNLVSAAEAYRAPGGFADVGGNPSSGPVDAVVSADGKYFYQQYSGLGVVGAYRVGSDGRLSAVEGGDGTGLPALGTEGLAGY